Proteins encoded together in one Lathyrus oleraceus cultivar Zhongwan6 chromosome 5, CAAS_Psat_ZW6_1.0, whole genome shotgun sequence window:
- the LOC127088030 gene encoding bidirectional sugar transporter SWEET7, with the protein MSTAEIARTVVGVIGNIIAGCMFLSPLPTFVGICKKRSVEKYSAVPYLATLMNCMVWTLYGLPMVHPHSLLVVTINGAGCVIEIIYITLFFIYSDSKKRLKVFLSLLLELIFIALLSFVSLTMIHSVNKRSAVVGTICMFFNVAMYASPLSIMKLVIKTKSVEFMPFFLSLASFSNGVSWTIYALIPFDPFIAIPNGIGTLFAVIQLILYATYYKSTKEQIAARKNGKIEMNVSELVIGISKATATVQDEVNIKKITPTVK; encoded by the exons ATGAGTACTGCAGAAATTGCTCGAACAGTTGTTGGCGTCATAG GAAATATCATTGCCGGATGCATGTTCTTGTCTCCACT GCCAACATTTGTTGGGATATGCAAAAAAAGATCAGTGGAAAAGTACTCAGCAGTACCATACCTAGCCACGTTAATGAACTGCATGGTTTGGACTCTCTACGGGTTACCTATGGTGCATCCTCACAGCTTACTTGTGGTAACCATCAATGGTGCAGGATGTGTGATTGAGATCATTTATATCACACTCTTCTTCATCTATTCTGACAGCAAAAAGAGACTCAAAGTCTTTCTTAGTTTACTCTTGGAGCTTATTTTCATTGCACTTCTCTCATTTGTTTCATTGACCATGATTCATTCTGTTAACAAACGTTCGGCTGTAGTTGGAACTATTTGCATGTTCTTCAACGTTGCCATGTATGCTTCACCTTTATCCATCATG AAACTAGTGATCAAGACCAAAAGTGTCGAGTTCATGCCGTTTTTTCTCTCTTTAGCTTCATTTAGCAATGGAGTGTCTTGGACAATTTATGCTCTCATCCCTTTTGACCCATTCATTGCT ATACCAAATGGGATTGGGACATTGTTTGCGGTTATACAACTGATTTTGTATGCAACATATTACAAGTCAACGAAAGAACAGATAGCAGCAAGGAAGAATGGAAAAATAGAGATGAATGTGTCAGAATTGGTAATTGGTATTAGTAAAGCTACTGCTACGGTCCAAGATGAAGTCAACATCAAGAAGATAACTCCCACTGTCAAATGA